Proteins encoded by one window of Hyphomicrobium nitrativorans NL23:
- a CDS encoding ATP-binding protein, translated as MEITAKIQAQRALEAERESLKRMFEQAPGFLSVLSGPEHRFVMANQAYKTLVGHRDVTGKTVKEALPEIVEQGFLDLLDRAYETGEPYVGRGVAVKIQQSGGGSNERFLDFIYQPIVSEDGETTGIFVQGNDVTEQFETERAIRAESHKLAVLNRTGAAVAAELDVDRIVEIVTDAATDLVGAEFGAFFYNVANKKGESYMLYALSGVSRDKFDKFPMPRNTAVFAPTFSGSAIVRSDDIPNDPRYGKSAPHYGMPEGHLPVRSYLAVPVVSRTGEVIGGLFFGHGEPAKFVAEHEELLVGIAGQAATAIDNARLIQAAEREVAERRRAEAALHTLNATLEQRVREEVEARSKIEEQLRQIHKMEAVGQLTGGIAHDFNNMLAIVISGLNLLQRRLARGDTDVGRFVEAAIDGANRAAILTQRLLAFSRQQPLSPEPLAINRLVAGMSELLSRTLGGNIDVETVIAAGLWQIKADPAQLENAILNLAVNARDAMPNGGKLTIEAQNVFVDDAYAQEYAIAPGQFVMIAVADTGCGMSVDLISKAFEPFFTTKEVGKGTGLGLSQVYGFVRQSGGHVKIYSEANIGTTVKIYLPRHSADVEEADPVPPLPVYRGAKNESILVVEDDDRVRALSVEALRELGYTVAEAAGPGEALRIFERGEKFSLLFTDIVMPEMSGRELADLVRRLQTNIKVLYTTGYTRNAIVHNGILDAGTGLLTKPFSLEDLAFKVRKILDEGKG; from the coding sequence GTGGAGATCACCGCGAAGATCCAGGCTCAGCGCGCGCTCGAAGCCGAGCGCGAAAGCCTGAAGCGCATGTTCGAGCAGGCACCGGGGTTCCTGTCGGTTTTGAGCGGGCCGGAGCATCGCTTCGTGATGGCCAATCAGGCGTATAAGACGCTCGTGGGTCATCGCGACGTGACGGGAAAAACCGTCAAGGAAGCGCTGCCGGAGATCGTTGAGCAAGGCTTCCTCGATCTTCTGGATCGCGCCTATGAAACAGGCGAGCCATACGTTGGGCGCGGGGTGGCGGTGAAGATCCAGCAGTCGGGCGGCGGATCGAACGAGCGTTTCCTAGATTTTATCTATCAACCGATCGTCTCGGAAGATGGAGAGACGACGGGGATCTTCGTCCAAGGCAACGACGTCACCGAGCAATTTGAGACCGAACGGGCGATCCGTGCCGAATCCCATAAGCTCGCGGTGTTGAACCGCACCGGCGCCGCCGTCGCAGCCGAGCTCGACGTCGACCGTATCGTGGAAATCGTAACGGACGCTGCGACGGATCTCGTCGGCGCCGAATTCGGTGCATTTTTCTACAACGTCGCAAACAAAAAAGGCGAGAGCTACATGCTTTACGCCTTGTCGGGCGTGTCGCGCGACAAGTTCGATAAGTTCCCGATGCCGCGCAACACTGCTGTATTCGCGCCCACGTTCAGCGGATCCGCCATTGTCCGCTCCGACGATATCCCGAACGATCCGCGCTACGGCAAGAGTGCCCCCCATTACGGCATGCCGGAAGGCCACCTTCCCGTCAGAAGCTATCTGGCCGTGCCCGTTGTCTCGCGGACGGGCGAGGTGATCGGCGGGCTCTTCTTCGGCCACGGCGAACCGGCGAAATTCGTTGCAGAGCATGAGGAGCTTCTGGTCGGCATTGCAGGACAGGCGGCGACGGCCATCGACAACGCGCGACTGATCCAGGCTGCCGAGCGCGAAGTTGCGGAGCGGCGCCGGGCCGAAGCGGCGCTCCATACGCTGAATGCCACGCTGGAGCAGCGTGTCCGCGAGGAAGTGGAGGCGCGCTCCAAGATCGAGGAACAGTTGCGCCAGATCCACAAGATGGAGGCGGTGGGCCAGCTCACGGGCGGCATCGCGCATGACTTCAACAACATGCTGGCCATCGTCATCAGCGGATTGAACCTTCTCCAGCGCAGGCTCGCACGCGGCGACACGGATGTCGGCCGCTTCGTTGAGGCGGCGATCGACGGCGCGAACCGTGCGGCGATCCTGACGCAGCGATTGCTCGCCTTTTCCCGCCAGCAGCCGCTTTCCCCGGAGCCGCTGGCCATCAACAGGCTGGTGGCGGGCATGAGCGAGCTCCTGTCCAGAACGCTGGGAGGGAACATCGACGTCGAGACGGTGATCGCAGCGGGGCTGTGGCAGATCAAGGCCGATCCGGCGCAACTGGAAAACGCCATCCTCAACCTTGCAGTCAATGCACGCGATGCGATGCCGAACGGCGGCAAGCTCACGATCGAAGCGCAGAATGTCTTCGTGGACGACGCCTACGCCCAGGAGTACGCGATTGCGCCGGGCCAGTTCGTGATGATCGCCGTTGCCGACACCGGCTGCGGTATGAGCGTGGATCTCATCTCCAAGGCGTTCGAACCGTTCTTCACCACCAAGGAAGTCGGCAAGGGAACGGGCCTCGGTCTGAGTCAGGTTTACGGCTTCGTTCGCCAGTCGGGCGGGCACGTGAAGATTTATTCCGAAGCGAACATCGGAACGACGGTCAAGATCTACCTGCCACGCCACAGTGCCGACGTCGAGGAAGCCGATCCTGTGCCGCCTCTGCCGGTCTACCGTGGCGCAAAAAACGAATCCATTCTCGTGGTCGAGGACGACGACCGGGTCCGCGCCCTGTCCGTCGAGGCGTTGCGAGAGCTTGGCTATACCGTTGCTGAGGCCGCGGGACCTGGGGAGGCGCTTCGCATCTTCGAGCGAGGCGAAAAGTTCTCGCTGCTTTTCACGGACATCGTGATGCCCGAAATGTCCGGCCGGGAGCTTGCCGACCTCGTGCGTAGGCTGCAGACGAACATCAAGGTGCTCTACACGACGGGCTATACGCGCAACGCAATCGTGCACAACGGCATTTTGGATGCGGGCACCGGCCTGCTCACCAAGCCCTTCAGCCTTGAAGATCTCGCGTTCAAGGTGCGAAAAATTCTGGACGAAGGTAAGGGATAA
- a CDS encoding porin has product MIGGVNLRRGFVAATAAGLLLSVGATQTFAADLGGNCCADLEERIAELEATTARKGNRKVSLTVYGQVNQGVLAWDDGFESNVGVYTNDNSRTRIGFRGNAKINSEWSAGYRLEIGVRSANSKRFTQDDPTGESGLDLRDSHWYIDNKSLGRVTVGRGGTATDQITEINLTQTADFAKYSDVEDTGLGLSLRNGAGALSGRYQYRRLIGVHGDQPGEGERRFDAVTYRTPELAGFTASATWANDDYWDIALRYAGELGPFKVAAGIGYGEITDGSQTQTACAFIGGGVGTNSDTRCNQFGGSVSILHNPTGLFLNAAAGVKEDELASHSALFQGPIAADDEQTFWSIQAGIERKWTPFGKTTIYGEYYDYSGGSNNRTIEATFAGTGAAGNAAVLSTELRSVGFGVAQGFDAAALTLYLSYRHVEADLTASQVVGGVAAGPATAANLEDLDLVFAGGIIKF; this is encoded by the coding sequence ATGATTGGGGGTGTGAATTTGAGAAGGGGGTTCGTTGCTGCGACCGCAGCCGGCCTGCTTCTCTCGGTGGGGGCGACGCAAACGTTCGCGGCAGACCTGGGGGGGAATTGCTGCGCCGATCTCGAAGAACGGATCGCCGAGCTCGAAGCCACCACGGCGCGCAAGGGCAACCGCAAGGTGTCGCTGACCGTCTACGGCCAGGTGAACCAGGGCGTTCTGGCCTGGGACGACGGCTTCGAGAGCAACGTTGGTGTCTACACCAACGACAACTCGCGGACGCGCATCGGTTTCCGCGGCAACGCGAAGATCAACAGCGAGTGGTCTGCGGGCTACCGTCTTGAGATCGGCGTCCGGTCGGCAAACTCGAAGCGTTTCACGCAGGACGATCCGACCGGCGAGTCCGGTTTGGATCTGCGTGATTCGCACTGGTACATCGACAACAAGAGCCTCGGCCGGGTGACGGTTGGACGCGGCGGCACTGCGACAGATCAGATCACCGAGATCAACCTGACGCAGACCGCGGACTTCGCGAAGTATTCGGACGTCGAGGACACGGGCCTCGGCCTGAGCCTGCGCAACGGTGCCGGCGCGCTCAGCGGGCGGTATCAGTATCGTCGCCTCATCGGCGTGCACGGCGATCAGCCGGGCGAGGGTGAACGTCGCTTCGATGCCGTCACCTACCGGACGCCGGAACTGGCGGGCTTCACCGCCTCGGCGACGTGGGCCAACGACGACTACTGGGATATCGCCCTGCGGTATGCCGGCGAGCTGGGGCCGTTCAAGGTCGCTGCCGGCATCGGTTACGGCGAGATCACGGACGGCAGCCAGACCCAGACGGCGTGCGCCTTCATCGGCGGCGGCGTGGGCACGAACTCCGACACACGATGCAATCAGTTCGGCGGTTCGGTCAGCATCCTTCACAACCCCACCGGCCTGTTCCTGAACGCGGCTGCTGGCGTGAAGGAAGATGAGTTGGCCTCGCATTCGGCCCTGTTCCAAGGCCCGATCGCGGCGGACGACGAGCAAACGTTCTGGTCGATCCAGGCCGGTATCGAGCGCAAGTGGACGCCGTTCGGCAAGACCACCATCTATGGTGAGTACTACGACTACAGCGGTGGTTCGAACAATCGCACGATCGAGGCGACTTTCGCCGGAACCGGCGCCGCGGGCAACGCCGCCGTCCTTTCGACGGAGCTGAGGTCGGTGGGCTTCGGTGTCGCGCAAGGGTTCGACGCGGCCGCGCTCACGCTTTATCTCTCGTACCGGCATGTCGAGGCGGACCTCACTGCGTCGCAGGTCGTGGGCGGCGTTGCCGCCGGTCCGGCAACCGCTGCGAACCTCGAAGACCTCGATCTCGTCTTCGCCGGCGGTATCATCAAGTTCTGA
- a CDS encoding sulfate ABC transporter substrate-binding protein, translating into MTFFRKALVGVGLGALAVAPLAAHADSTTLLNASYDVSRELYKEINPAFSAHWKAAQGSDVTVNQSHGPSTKQALAVASGLDADVVTLNQPTDLDHLAEKGVIAADWKSKFPHDAAPYTSTSVFLVRKGNPKGIKDWNDLTKPGISVVIPNPKTSGNGRYTYLAAWGYALENLKGDDKAREFVGNLIANVPILDGGGRGATTSFTQRDVGDALVTFENEAKLVAAEFGDQFDIVYPSLSIEAAPPVAVVEKVTANRGTAALAKAYLDYLFEDEAQAIIAKHNFRPRSEAILAANAEQFPPIKTFKLEQYFESWAKAQDDHFKDGGVYDQIVEAQAQARSN; encoded by the coding sequence ATGACGTTCTTCCGCAAAGCTCTTGTCGGCGTCGGCCTAGGCGCCCTCGCCGTCGCGCCGCTGGCGGCGCACGCCGATAGCACAACGCTGCTCAACGCCTCCTACGACGTGTCACGCGAGCTTTATAAAGAGATCAACCCGGCGTTCTCCGCGCATTGGAAAGCGGCGCAGGGGAGCGATGTCACGGTCAACCAGTCGCATGGCCCTTCGACCAAGCAGGCGCTTGCCGTCGCATCGGGTCTCGACGCCGACGTGGTGACGCTCAACCAGCCGACCGACCTCGATCATCTCGCCGAAAAGGGCGTGATCGCGGCCGACTGGAAAAGCAAATTCCCGCACGACGCGGCTCCGTACACCTCGACCAGCGTGTTTCTCGTGCGCAAGGGCAATCCGAAGGGAATCAAGGACTGGAACGACCTGACGAAGCCCGGCATCTCCGTCGTCATTCCCAATCCGAAGACGTCAGGCAACGGGCGCTACACGTATCTCGCGGCCTGGGGTTACGCGCTGGAGAACCTCAAGGGCGACGACAAGGCGCGTGAGTTTGTCGGCAATCTCATCGCCAACGTGCCGATCCTCGACGGCGGCGGACGTGGCGCCACGACCTCCTTCACCCAGCGCGATGTCGGCGACGCCCTTGTGACGTTCGAGAACGAGGCCAAGCTCGTCGCGGCCGAGTTCGGAGACCAGTTCGACATCGTCTATCCCTCGCTCAGCATCGAGGCCGCGCCACCTGTTGCCGTGGTGGAGAAGGTCACGGCAAATCGCGGCACGGCCGCACTCGCGAAGGCCTATCTCGACTACCTCTTCGAGGACGAGGCGCAGGCCATCATTGCCAAGCACAACTTCCGTCCGCGTAGCGAGGCAATTCTTGCGGCCAATGCCGAACAGTTTCCGCCGATCAAGACGTTCAAGCTCGAACAGTACTTCGAGAGCTGGGCCAAGGCTCAGGACGACCACTTCAAGGACGGCGGTGTCTACGACCAGATCGTCGAGGCGCAGGCGCAGGCCAGGAGCAACTGA
- a CDS encoding RBBP9/YdeN family alpha/beta hydrolase, which translates to MTASDLEPTTLIVPGLNSSGAAHWQTWLEEQIPGAVRVVQRDWKSADLAEWSSRVRREISRSPGRVLIAAHSFGALAAVQAADDHRHRIAGALLVAPADPEKFGVSDLLPHGPLGFPAVVVASSNDPWLSIERAARLAGAWDADFVSVGAAGHINTESGYGPWPGGLRLLQRLLFNGRAQANQFTLGTKLPVGGEWPHVPSEREDTLDQARSRLIHRDLSTTIVDAVRV; encoded by the coding sequence ATGACCGCCAGCGACCTTGAACCTACGACCCTTATCGTTCCCGGCTTGAATTCCAGTGGCGCCGCACATTGGCAAACCTGGCTGGAAGAGCAGATCCCCGGCGCAGTCCGCGTCGTACAGCGAGATTGGAAAAGCGCCGACCTCGCAGAATGGTCGAGCCGCGTTCGCCGCGAGATTTCCCGCAGTCCGGGCCGCGTTTTGATCGCGGCGCACAGCTTCGGTGCGCTGGCGGCCGTCCAGGCGGCGGACGACCACCGCCACAGGATCGCGGGTGCGCTTCTCGTTGCTCCGGCAGATCCCGAAAAATTCGGTGTGTCGGACCTGCTGCCGCACGGCCCGCTCGGCTTCCCTGCCGTCGTTGTCGCGTCGTCCAACGACCCGTGGCTGAGCATCGAGCGTGCAGCCCGTCTCGCCGGAGCGTGGGATGCCGATTTCGTGAGCGTGGGAGCGGCCGGCCACATCAATACGGAGAGCGGCTACGGCCCTTGGCCCGGCGGTCTCCGGCTCCTGCAGCGGCTGCTTTTTAACGGGCGCGCGCAAGCAAATCAGTTCACGCTGGGTACGAAGCTGCCCGTTGGCGGCGAGTGGCCGCATGTGCCGTCTGAGCGCGAGGACACCCTCGACCAAGCCCGCTCGCGTCTTATCCATCGTGACCTTTCGACGACCATCGTGGACGCTGTGCGTGTCTGA
- a CDS encoding sulfate ABC transporter substrate-binding protein, with protein sequence MSLLKFSRRTALALAASAGVVGLAAASYATEILNVSYDPTREFYQEYNELFKKHWKEQGNTEDLTIRQSHGGSGKQARAVIDGLEADVVTLALARDVDAIRQQRQLLPEGWQSRLKDNSAPYTSTIVFLVRTGNPKGIKDWDDLVKEGVAVITPNPKTSGGAQWNYLAAWHYAKLKYGSDEKAQEFVTKLYKNVPVLDSGARGALTTFTERAIGDVFLSWENEAHLATKELGPDKFEIILPSISILAEPTVGVVDVNVDRKGTRKVAEAYLEYLYSDEAQDLAGKHYYRPRNQQFAEKYKDQLSPINLFTIDDAFGGWDKAFETHFKDGAVFDQIFEQRS encoded by the coding sequence ATGTCACTTCTGAAATTTTCCCGCCGAACTGCTCTTGCGCTGGCCGCGTCGGCCGGTGTCGTGGGGCTGGCCGCAGCCTCTTACGCCACCGAGATTTTGAACGTTTCCTACGATCCGACGCGCGAATTCTATCAGGAATACAACGAACTCTTTAAGAAGCATTGGAAAGAGCAGGGCAACACCGAAGACCTCACGATCCGTCAGTCGCACGGCGGCTCCGGCAAGCAGGCGCGCGCCGTGATCGACGGCCTTGAGGCCGATGTCGTCACGCTCGCTCTCGCCCGCGACGTCGACGCGATCCGCCAGCAGCGCCAGCTGCTTCCCGAAGGCTGGCAGTCGCGCCTCAAGGACAACTCAGCGCCTTACACCTCCACCATCGTTTTCCTCGTCCGCACGGGCAACCCGAAGGGCATCAAGGACTGGGACGATCTGGTGAAGGAAGGCGTCGCCGTGATCACGCCGAACCCCAAGACCTCGGGCGGCGCGCAGTGGAACTATCTCGCAGCCTGGCACTACGCCAAGCTGAAGTACGGCAGCGACGAGAAGGCCCAGGAGTTCGTTACGAAGCTCTACAAGAACGTCCCCGTTCTCGACTCGGGCGCCCGCGGCGCACTCACCACCTTCACCGAGCGTGCCATCGGCGACGTGTTCCTCTCCTGGGAGAACGAAGCGCACCTCGCGACCAAGGAGCTTGGCCCGGACAAGTTCGAGATCATTTTGCCTTCGATCTCGATCCTCGCTGAGCCGACGGTCGGTGTCGTTGATGTCAACGTCGACCGCAAAGGCACGCGCAAGGTCGCCGAGGCGTACCTCGAATACCTCTACAGCGACGAGGCCCAGGATCTGGCCGGCAAGCACTATTACCGTCCGCGCAACCAGCAGTTTGCTGAGAAGTACAAGGATCAGCTTTCGCCGATCAATCTGTTCACTATCGACGATGCGTTCGGTGGTTGGGACAAGGCCTTCGAGACGCACTTCAAAGACGGCGCGGTCTTCGATCAGATCTTCGAACAGCGCAGCTAA
- a CDS encoding helix-turn-helix transcriptional regulator — translation MSRTETEDGGRLAGVSPEVRPPGGPAGARNVPFIVGGNLRRLRKAHGLSLERLAELSGVSRAMLGQIETAKSVPTVSLLWRVADALGVPVATLVASESEPLAVVLSRSGASLLVGSEGRYASRSLLPHGRAASTGFFELHIAGSHREACPAAPIGTRHSLVVAHGSLTVSIGDETPIALAEGDAVAFEGGTPYAIENPAGSEAIAYLVVVSPTP, via the coding sequence ATGTCACGAACAGAAACCGAAGACGGCGGCCGCCTGGCGGGTGTCTCGCCGGAGGTGCGCCCGCCCGGCGGACCGGCAGGCGCCCGCAATGTCCCGTTCATCGTCGGCGGAAACCTTCGCCGATTGCGCAAGGCGCATGGCTTGTCGCTTGAGCGTCTTGCCGAGCTGTCGGGCGTGAGCCGTGCGATGCTGGGCCAGATCGAGACGGCCAAGAGCGTGCCGACCGTGAGCCTGCTGTGGCGTGTCGCGGACGCCCTCGGCGTCCCCGTTGCAACGCTCGTGGCGAGTGAAAGCGAGCCCCTCGCGGTGGTTCTGAGCCGCAGCGGTGCGAGCCTTCTTGTCGGCAGCGAGGGCCGCTATGCGAGCCGCAGCCTCTTACCCCACGGGCGCGCGGCCTCCACCGGCTTTTTCGAGCTTCACATTGCTGGAAGCCACCGTGAGGCCTGCCCCGCAGCCCCCATCGGCACACGCCATAGCTTGGTCGTGGCGCATGGCAGCCTCACCGTTTCCATCGGTGACGAGACGCCGATTGCGCTCGCCGAAGGGGACGCCGTCGCCTTCGAAGGAGGCACGCCTTACGCGATCGAGAACCCGGCCGGGTCCGAAGCGATCGCCTATCTGGTCGTGGTTTCGCCCACGCCGTGA